In Tolypothrix sp. NIES-4075, the following proteins share a genomic window:
- a CDS encoding aspartyl/asparaginyl beta-hydroxylase domain-containing protein, which translates to METFNAYHLNPEEFPFLKSFQDNWQVIRDEFTHFINNASDEELKFTYDILGPKSKTIKTKGNSKYSAFGILFQGLFIEEYIQVHQIQYPDCGTDEASEKALALREKYFPNLAKVIEQVNFSDDNVIRNVYFGTFHPGLDIKLHVNYNPHMNRGYLGLIVPEGDVAMKICHEQLYWHEGKFLVLDHSYPHCPHNYTNYDRTVLVVDFFKPDKSREEVIRFEKEQVTQRMQENPYSLGVFGKSDKAKEEDFIKYGLAHQLEWDKAL; encoded by the coding sequence ATGGAAACTTTTAACGCATATCATCTGAACCCAGAAGAATTTCCTTTTCTCAAAAGCTTTCAAGATAACTGGCAAGTTATTAGAGATGAGTTTACACACTTTATTAATAATGCATCTGATGAAGAGTTAAAATTCACTTACGATATTCTGGGTCCTAAAAGTAAAACGATTAAAACTAAGGGCAATTCTAAATACAGTGCTTTTGGGATTTTATTTCAAGGTTTGTTTATTGAAGAATATATTCAAGTCCATCAAATACAATATCCTGATTGTGGGACAGATGAAGCATCAGAAAAAGCACTTGCATTAAGAGAGAAATATTTTCCAAATTTGGCTAAAGTAATAGAACAAGTGAACTTTAGTGATGATAATGTCATCAGAAATGTCTACTTTGGTACATTCCATCCCGGCTTAGATATCAAGCTACACGTGAACTATAACCCTCACATGAATCGTGGCTATTTAGGATTGATTGTACCAGAGGGGGATGTGGCTATGAAAATATGCCATGAGCAGCTTTATTGGCATGAAGGAAAATTCCTGGTTTTAGATCATAGCTATCCACACTGTCCGCATAATTACACCAATTATGATAGAACTGTTTTGGTTGTGGACTTTTTTAAACCGGATAAATCTAGAGAGGAAGTTATCCGATTTGAAAAAGAGCAAGTCACACAACGTATGCAAGAGAATCCTTACAGCTTAGGCGTTTTTGGTAAAAGCGATAAAGCTAAAGAAGAAGATTTTATTAAGTATGGTTTAGCTCATCAATTAGAGTGGGATAAAGCTTTATAA
- a CDS encoding maleate cis-trans isomerase family protein, translating into MTDALGWRKKFGVLAPSTNTIVEPDFHAMAVRGVTSHISRIHIRDQDLSSDEKMVRILEQIDDEILLAVDRVMTAGIDYLIMAMSAETFWEGLKGNRAFVKRLEDYTGLKVAVGGSACQAALEAFKVNKIAVITPYQAVADERLCGFFSDIGVEVVRLKGLRCPTAIAIAEVSENDLRNHLQELDGDDVDAIVQMGTNLSMLRLADEAERWLGKPVIAINAAIWWYALRHNDIQDRVYGCGRLLREF; encoded by the coding sequence ATGACAGACGCATTAGGATGGCGCAAAAAATTTGGCGTGCTTGCCCCCAGCACAAACACGATCGTCGAACCAGATTTTCATGCGATGGCGGTACGGGGTGTTACATCCCACATATCTCGGATTCATATTCGCGACCAGGACTTGAGTAGTGACGAAAAGATGGTGCGTATTCTAGAGCAGATCGACGACGAAATTCTCTTAGCAGTCGATCGCGTGATGACAGCTGGTATCGACTACCTGATCATGGCAATGAGTGCCGAGACTTTTTGGGAAGGACTCAAGGGGAACAGAGCCTTCGTGAAACGGCTTGAGGACTATACTGGTCTTAAAGTGGCTGTGGGCGGCTCGGCATGTCAGGCGGCTCTGGAAGCGTTCAAAGTAAACAAGATCGCCGTCATCACCCCTTATCAGGCTGTAGCCGATGAGAGATTATGCGGCTTCTTCAGTGATATCGGGGTGGAAGTCGTCCGGCTGAAAGGACTGCGTTGCCCTACTGCAATAGCGATCGCTGAGGTCTCCGAGAATGATCTTCGCAACCATCTTCAAGAACTTGATGGTGATGACGTAGATGCGATCGTGCAGATGGGTACCAATTTGAGTATGCTCCGACTCGCTGACGAAGCGGAGCGGTGGCTGGGAAAGCCGGTCATTGCTATCAATGCGGCAATCTGGTGGTATGCTTTACGACATAACGACATCCAGGATCGAGTGTACGGGTGTGGGAGACTCTTGAGAGAATTTTGA
- a CDS encoding DUF4437 domain-containing protein has translation MNNNTSTGRKHVETEESLHSVLNFPQVPFKVENFAIGKDSTAQVLSVNENTGESTQRVLLKKGWNAPIGHFTTDVEIFVLTGALYQGGFILRNLSYSFIPAGIPTGPWKTEEDTIMLWMPDATPTYITEDYASLEQIPETSAYHVNMQTHERMTEYVPLQEFHAMKWESTTFLPPGSARKSLYTNKKTGRATWILGLVPMWTEGNFYAGHPTTEEAYVIGGDVLGHWSMSDDPFNRRYTAMCKDGYYWRPAHIPHGPFWTESGALLLFRTNDRLDCYWILHNPDITQQDQARLQAALDRDKSHS, from the coding sequence ATGAACAATAACACCTCGACAGGGCGCAAACATGTAGAAACTGAAGAATCACTTCACTCAGTTCTTAACTTTCCCCAAGTGCCTTTTAAGGTGGAAAACTTTGCTATTGGTAAAGACAGTACAGCCCAGGTTCTATCCGTCAACGAAAATACAGGTGAATCTACACAACGAGTCCTTCTGAAAAAAGGTTGGAACGCACCTATTGGTCATTTCACTACCGATGTAGAAATTTTTGTGCTAACCGGCGCACTTTACCAAGGTGGGTTTATATTACGCAATCTCAGTTACTCTTTCATCCCCGCTGGCATACCTACTGGTCCTTGGAAAACCGAAGAAGACACCATTATGTTGTGGATGCCAGATGCTACCCCTACTTACATCACAGAAGACTACGCAAGCCTTGAGCAAATCCCGGAAACTTCTGCATATCATGTGAATATGCAGACCCATGAACGGATGACTGAATATGTTCCCTTGCAAGAATTTCACGCCATGAAATGGGAAAGCACAACCTTTTTACCTCCTGGTTCAGCACGTAAAAGCCTGTATACCAATAAAAAAACTGGACGTGCCACATGGATTCTAGGCTTAGTACCTATGTGGACTGAAGGCAATTTCTATGCTGGTCATCCTACAACTGAGGAGGCATATGTGATCGGTGGAGATGTGCTTGGACATTGGTCTATGAGCGATGATCCTTTTAATAGACGCTATACGGCAATGTGCAAAGACGGCTATTACTGGCGACCTGCACACATTCCACACGGACCATTCTGGACAGAAAGTGGAGCATTACTTTTGTTTCGCACGAATGACCGCCTAGACTGTTATTGGATACTGCATAACCCAGATATTACTCAACAAGATCAGGCACGTCTCCAGGCTGCACTCGATCGCGACAAATCCCACTCCTGA
- a CDS encoding nuclear transport factor 2 family protein: MAEKSENTLKVAHQAFTHFQHGLATGEWNSFLDMLTEDFSFWFPIGKYHGLNIGKQKAEAFFDYVNEVFSPGLTLTLDSVTSNETTVVFEFRDEGMMWKEPYKNRIAVSFDVRGDKICGYREYLGSDGKSN, from the coding sequence ATGGCAGAAAAATCAGAAAATACTTTGAAAGTTGCACATCAAGCGTTTACACACTTTCAACACGGTTTAGCGACGGGGGAGTGGAACTCGTTTCTCGATATGCTAACTGAAGACTTTAGCTTTTGGTTTCCTATCGGAAAATACCACGGCTTAAATATCGGTAAACAGAAAGCTGAAGCTTTTTTTGATTATGTTAATGAAGTCTTCAGTCCTGGATTGACTCTAACTTTAGACAGCGTTACCAGCAATGAAACGACGGTGGTTTTTGAGTTCCGTGATGAGGGAATGATGTGGAAAGAACCTTATAAAAATCGCATAGCCGTTTCTTTTGATGTGCGTGGAGATAAAATTTGTGGCTATCGAGAATACCTTGGTAGTGATGGTAAATCAAATTAA
- a CDS encoding putative toxin-antitoxin system toxin component, PIN family, which produces MSDEDRQYFLDVVKKCSQFIEIKSQINICRDPDDNKFLELAKDSNAEFLITGDQDLLSLKTLAEYQNQIITPRDFLDFD; this is translated from the coding sequence ATCTCAGATGAAGACCGACAATATTTTTTGGACGTAGTTAAAAAATGCAGTCAATTTATAGAAATAAAATCTCAGATAAACATCTGTAGAGACCCAGACGACAACAAATTTTTAGAACTTGCTAAAGACTCCAACGCAGAGTTTTTAATCACAGGAGATCAAGACCTTTTATCACTCAAGACTTTAGCCGAATATCAAAACCAGATTATTACTCCCAGAGACTTTCTTGACTTTGATTAA
- a CDS encoding ketosteroid isomerase family protein: MLSEKSTIATTQADQFQIEGITEPVILRYFETLNAGGFDETASLFASDGVMQPPFESGIVGQDAIAAYLKQEAQGIKAEPHQGISENLDNNQIQFQVSGKAQTTWCGVNVMWLFILNQQRQIQFTKIKLLASPQELLNLRR, translated from the coding sequence ATGCTTTCAGAAAAATCAACTATTGCTACTACGCAAGCTGATCAATTCCAAATTGAGGGAATTACCGAACCTGTGATACTGCGTTATTTTGAAACTTTAAACGCAGGAGGGTTTGATGAGACTGCGAGCTTGTTTGCCTCGGATGGTGTGATGCAACCGCCGTTTGAATCTGGTATTGTGGGGCAGGATGCGATCGCTGCCTATTTAAAACAAGAAGCTCAAGGCATTAAAGCCGAACCTCACCAAGGAATCTCCGAAAATTTGGATAATAATCAAATCCAATTTCAGGTGAGTGGCAAAGCACAAACTACTTGGTGTGGTGTCAACGTCATGTGGCTGTTTATCCTCAACCAACAACGGCAAATTCAATTTACTAAAATCAAACTTTTAGCTTCTCCTCAAGAATTGTTAAATCTACGACGATGA
- a CDS encoding ATP-binding protein, with protein MKSELHVPSDLKFLSIVESWLLGCLQIQLGETVDWSRLSSRLRLALVEAYSNVVRHAHKDQPNAPVLIRLELKDQDIALEVWDRGEGFDMSTYFPPNPMDKQEGGYGWLIMHRLMDKVEYQLQSDGGNCLKLEVTLSELGK; from the coding sequence ATGAAAAGTGAGCTTCATGTACCAAGTGACTTGAAGTTTTTAAGCATCGTCGAAAGCTGGCTGCTAGGATGCTTACAAATCCAGCTAGGAGAGACAGTTGATTGGTCGCGGCTATCAAGTCGTTTGCGGCTAGCTTTGGTGGAAGCTTACTCAAACGTAGTACGTCACGCCCACAAAGATCAGCCCAATGCGCCAGTTTTAATTCGCTTGGAACTCAAAGACCAAGATATAGCCTTAGAAGTTTGGGATCGCGGTGAGGGCTTTGATATGTCTACCTACTTTCCTCCCAACCCAATGGACAAGCAAGAAGGTGGTTATGGTTGGCTGATTATGCATCGTTTAATGGATAAAGTAGAATACCAGTTGCAGAGTGATGGTGGTAACTGTCTCAAGTTAGAAGTCACTCTGTCTGAACTAGGCAAATAA
- a CDS encoding SpoIIE family protein phosphatase: MTETDVGKLKLMVVDDEPDNLDLLYRTFRRDFQVYRASHARDAIEILDREGEMAVIISDQRMPEMNGTEFLSRTVDRFPDTIRILLTGFTDVEDLVDAINSGQVFKYITKPWNPDRLKAIVGQAVDTYLVLKKRTAELRRALRRESLFNAVTTAIRESLDYSSMLQKIVATIGQTFEATCCLLKPVESDRLTLDEFSYQNPKVPINCCTFDPSLLISKVLETRQYQVSSDTQGDCCHQLVVPISYQQQLLAVLALYQQGGSSIWRSEDIQLIAGVAEQAALALSQAKLYQRLQEKQQQISAELEVARQIQNNLLRQRLPEIKGAKIQACCYPAREVGGDFFEVFAHPKGNLWLAVGDVSGKGVPAALFMSSAISVLRRELSVELPPLPNVIIQNLNHALSEDLIGNNCFITLVLACYTPTNRELVYANAGHIYPMHWTASANLAENPNYLKVRSIPLGILPKWQAQSGQLVLSAGDTLLLASDGITEAMVLNQTQLNNKTVDGTQPASHSMLNQEGLWQLLKSEPKPLSLKHLLARIQADNNVQEDDQTILSLEVM; encoded by the coding sequence ATGACTGAGACAGATGTAGGCAAACTAAAGCTGATGGTGGTGGATGACGAGCCAGATAACTTAGATTTACTCTACCGCACTTTTAGGCGAGATTTTCAAGTATATAGAGCAAGTCACGCACGAGATGCCATCGAAATCTTAGACAGAGAAGGCGAAATGGCTGTAATTATCTCTGACCAAAGAATGCCAGAGATGAACGGCACAGAATTTCTCAGTCGCACGGTAGATCGCTTTCCGGATACGATTCGGATTCTGCTGACAGGTTTTACTGATGTAGAGGATTTGGTAGACGCGATCAACTCTGGTCAGGTGTTTAAGTACATCACTAAACCCTGGAATCCCGATCGCCTGAAAGCAATAGTCGGGCAAGCGGTTGATACATATCTTGTGTTGAAGAAACGCACGGCTGAGTTGCGTCGCGCTTTGCGGCGAGAATCATTGTTTAATGCAGTGACAACAGCAATTCGCGAGTCTTTAGACTATAGCAGTATGCTGCAAAAGATTGTCGCCACCATTGGACAGACATTTGAAGCGACTTGTTGTTTACTCAAACCAGTGGAAAGCGATCGCCTCACCCTAGATGAGTTTTCTTACCAAAACCCTAAAGTTCCTATCAACTGTTGTACCTTTGACCCCAGCTTGTTGATTTCAAAAGTTCTTGAAACCCGTCAATATCAGGTATCTTCAGATACACAAGGCGACTGCTGTCATCAACTAGTTGTGCCTATAAGCTATCAACAACAACTGTTAGCGGTTCTTGCTTTATATCAACAGGGAGGCTCAAGCATTTGGCGATCGGAAGATATCCAGCTAATTGCCGGAGTCGCCGAACAAGCAGCTTTAGCTCTCTCCCAAGCAAAACTCTATCAACGTCTCCAAGAAAAGCAACAACAAATCAGCGCCGAGTTAGAAGTTGCCCGCCAAATTCAAAATAACCTGCTGCGTCAAAGATTACCTGAAATCAAAGGTGCGAAAATCCAAGCTTGCTGCTACCCCGCTCGCGAAGTAGGAGGAGATTTTTTTGAAGTTTTTGCTCATCCCAAAGGTAACTTGTGGTTAGCAGTCGGTGACGTTTCCGGCAAAGGTGTCCCGGCAGCTTTATTCATGTCAAGTGCTATTTCCGTTTTGCGCCGCGAATTATCTGTAGAATTGCCACCGCTGCCAAACGTAATTATCCAAAATCTCAACCATGCTTTGTCTGAGGACTTGATCGGCAACAATTGCTTCATCACCCTCGTCTTAGCTTGTTATACCCCCACCAATAGGGAACTGGTTTACGCAAATGCCGGTCACATCTATCCCATGCATTGGACAGCAAGTGCAAATTTGGCAGAAAATCCCAATTACCTCAAGGTACGCAGCATTCCTTTAGGGATTTTACCCAAATGGCAAGCACAGTCTGGTCAATTAGTTCTTTCTGCTGGAGATACCTTGTTACTCGCCAGTGATGGTATTACTGAAGCAATGGTATTAAACCAGACGCAGTTAAACAATAAAACTGTGGATGGCACACAGCCAGCTAGCCATTCTATGTTGAATCAAGAAGGTCTTTGGCAACTCTTAAAAAGTGAGCCTAAACCACTTTCTCTCAAGCATTTGCTAGCCCGCATCCAAGCAGACAACAACGTTCAAGAAGATGACCAAACTATTCTCTCACTGGAGGTTATGTAA
- a CDS encoding response regulator produces the protein MSKIRVALIEDHDLTRVGIKTALLQKDEIEVVGEAATAADGIKMLKMLHPDIAIIDIGLPDKDGIELTREVKSTASQESLETKVLILTLRDNKEAVLAAFAAGADSYCMKDIGFDNLLEAVRVTYNGNSWIDPAIARIVLQQAQQNPSKPEVPSVDSKGFPLKQDQSENEEIIDPYTLTERELEVLQLIVEGCSNALIAERLYITVGTVKTHVRNILNKLCADDRTQAAVRALRSGLVG, from the coding sequence ATGAGTAAAATTCGTGTGGCTCTAATTGAAGATCATGACCTCACCCGTGTGGGTATTAAGACAGCACTACTACAAAAGGATGAAATTGAAGTTGTCGGCGAAGCTGCGACTGCGGCTGATGGAATTAAAATGTTAAAAATGTTACATCCAGACATCGCTATTATAGATATTGGTTTACCAGATAAGGATGGCATTGAGCTTACACGCGAAGTAAAATCTACTGCTAGTCAAGAAAGCTTAGAAACCAAAGTTTTAATTTTAACATTGCGGGATAATAAAGAAGCGGTGCTGGCAGCTTTTGCGGCTGGGGCTGATTCTTACTGCATGAAGGATATCGGGTTTGATAATTTGCTCGAAGCAGTGCGAGTGACTTACAATGGCAACTCTTGGATCGATCCAGCGATCGCTCGCATAGTTTTACAACAAGCACAACAAAATCCATCCAAGCCAGAAGTCCCATCAGTAGATAGTAAAGGCTTTCCCCTGAAGCAAGATCAAAGTGAAAATGAAGAAATTATTGACCCATACACCCTGACAGAAAGAGAGTTAGAAGTGTTACAGTTGATCGTCGAAGGTTGTAGTAATGCATTAATCGCCGAAAGACTGTACATTACCGTCGGAACGGTGAAAACTCATGTCCGGAATATTTTGAATAAGCTATGCGCTGATGACCGCACCCAAGCAGCAGTCCGCGCTTTGCGTTCTGGCTTAGTGGGATAA
- a CDS encoding WecB/TagA/CpsF family glycosyltransferase: MSKRYQVFSVLGLPIHLMTNYPNWLLERLQQGKGTHVVTLNAEMTMQAERNTSLAKVIQAAELVIPDGAGVVLYLQLLLRQKIQRCPGIELSEKLLREVERHTDAKVFFYGGAPKVAATAAEFWLSQLPKLRIAGTHSGYHSEEEEEQLRQTLSQLQPQVIFVGLGVPRQELWIAQNRYLCPQAIWIGVGGSFDIWSGTKSRAPAWLGDNNLEWLYRLYQEPWRWRRMLALPEFAWKAVVYRLTARGAIS; encoded by the coding sequence ATGTCTAAACGCTATCAAGTGTTTTCGGTCTTGGGACTACCGATTCATTTAATGACTAACTATCCCAACTGGTTGCTAGAACGACTGCAACAAGGTAAGGGAACTCATGTGGTAACGCTAAATGCAGAAATGACTATGCAAGCAGAGCGAAATACATCTTTAGCTAAGGTGATTCAAGCTGCTGAATTAGTGATTCCAGATGGAGCGGGGGTAGTTCTGTATTTGCAGTTACTATTAAGGCAAAAAATACAACGTTGTCCAGGAATTGAGCTATCCGAAAAACTGTTGCGAGAAGTTGAGCGTCATACTGACGCAAAAGTATTTTTCTATGGAGGTGCGCCAAAAGTGGCTGCAACAGCGGCAGAGTTTTGGCTTTCTCAATTACCGAAATTGCGTATAGCAGGTACTCACTCCGGCTATCATTCAGAAGAAGAAGAAGAACAATTACGACAAACTCTTAGCCAATTACAGCCTCAAGTCATTTTTGTCGGTTTGGGAGTGCCGCGTCAAGAGTTATGGATTGCTCAAAACCGATATTTGTGTCCGCAAGCAATTTGGATCGGCGTTGGTGGTAGTTTTGATATTTGGTCAGGGACGAAATCTCGCGCTCCTGCGTGGTTGGGAGATAATAATCTTGAATGGCTGTATCGACTTTATCAAGAACCTTGGCGCTGGCGCCGCATGTTGGCTTTGCCGGAATTTGCTTGGAAAGCTGTAGTTTATCGGTTGACGGCAAGAGGGGCAATTAGTTAA
- the ftsE gene encoding cell division ATP-binding protein FtsE, with amino-acid sequence MPVLTPKETTEKFLLQEKKTQGRSKSTVPMVQLRSVTKIYNNGSQALFDLNLEVKQGDFLFITGPSGSGKSTLLKLLYGEELPTQGEVIVDECNVAKMKGDRLSLLRRRIGIVFQDYKLIPQRTVAENVTFVLQAQGYTRKEILRRLEPTLKLVGLLSKADCFPDQLSGGEQQRVSIARAIVATPPLILADEPTGNLDFDNSWQVMQILQKLNSFGATVIVTTHDEQLVRRCNHPVVQVRNGRLYRK; translated from the coding sequence ATGCCAGTATTGACACCGAAAGAAACTACTGAAAAATTTCTTCTTCAGGAAAAGAAAACTCAAGGACGCAGTAAAAGTACTGTGCCGATGGTGCAGTTGCGCTCGGTGACAAAAATCTATAACAATGGCTCTCAGGCGTTGTTTGATTTGAATCTGGAAGTTAAACAGGGAGATTTTCTGTTTATTACCGGTCCTAGTGGTTCGGGTAAATCAACGCTGTTGAAACTGCTGTATGGTGAGGAGTTGCCAACACAGGGAGAGGTGATTGTTGATGAGTGTAATGTGGCAAAAATGAAAGGCGATCGCTTGTCTTTATTGCGCCGACGTATTGGCATTGTATTTCAAGACTACAAGCTAATTCCCCAGCGGACTGTGGCGGAAAATGTAACTTTTGTCTTGCAAGCTCAAGGATATACCCGTAAGGAAATTCTACGCCGCTTGGAACCAACTTTAAAGTTGGTAGGTTTACTTTCCAAAGCTGACTGCTTTCCCGATCAACTTTCTGGGGGGGAACAACAACGGGTGAGTATTGCGCGAGCGATCGTAGCTACACCTCCGCTGATTTTGGCAGATGAACCAACTGGAAATCTCGATTTTGATAATTCTTGGCAAGTGATGCAAATTCTCCAGAAGTTAAACTCGTTTGGAGCAACGGTAATTGTTACCACCCACGATGAACAGTTAGTACGGCGATGCAATCATCCTGTGGTACAAGTTCGTAATGGTCGGTTGTATCGAAAGTAG
- a CDS encoding armadillo-type fold-containing protein yields MAEASSSWQQLLNQLAKWSLLFKTGKATKQRNFQLYREPGGYLGFLTIVIAMLLWNWKLVLAIFVGVGIMVLVYSMQRWDWRSHWSKIRKLFNNPNRRLALSVTSGGIATFSTYMAAAIWVDSNSRWIAAGAILQALGTLLTIILLVWQIVSFYSIREEEQLDRLLLTLTEQDPLKRLIALRRLTKFVTNNRIESSVQQNIIECLRLLISREEEVMIREAAFESLQALDLKEQISSSPATPLKPLSAKVKQHTY; encoded by the coding sequence GTGGCAGAGGCTTCATCTTCTTGGCAGCAATTGCTCAACCAGCTTGCAAAGTGGTCGCTTTTATTCAAGACAGGGAAAGCCACAAAGCAACGAAATTTTCAACTATACCGAGAACCTGGAGGATACTTAGGGTTTTTGACAATTGTCATTGCGATGCTTTTGTGGAACTGGAAACTGGTGTTGGCAATTTTTGTCGGCGTTGGGATAATGGTGTTAGTCTACTCAATGCAGCGGTGGGATTGGCGATCGCATTGGTCAAAAATTCGTAAATTATTTAACAATCCCAACCGCCGATTAGCTTTATCAGTTACAAGTGGCGGTATTGCCACCTTCAGCACTTACATGGCTGCTGCCATTTGGGTTGACTCCAACAGTCGTTGGATTGCTGCGGGTGCAATTTTGCAAGCTTTGGGGACACTATTAACTATAATTTTATTAGTGTGGCAAATCGTCAGCTTTTACAGCATTCGAGAAGAAGAGCAACTAGATCGCTTATTGCTCACCTTGACAGAACAAGACCCCCTCAAGCGTTTAATTGCCCTGCGTCGGCTCACCAAATTCGTCACCAATAACCGCATTGAATCTTCTGTACAGCAAAATATTATCGAATGCTTGCGACTTTTAATTAGTCGCGAAGAAGAAGTCATGATTCGCGAAGCAGCTTTTGAGAGTTTGCAAGCACTAGATTTAAAAGAACAAATATCATCCAGTCCGGCAACTCCTTTAAAGCCTCTCTCCGCCAAAGTCAAACAGCATACATATTAG